In Salvelinus alpinus chromosome 20, SLU_Salpinus.1, whole genome shotgun sequence, a genomic segment contains:
- the LOC139546928 gene encoding LOW QUALITY PROTEIN: bromodomain adjacent to zinc finger domain protein 2B-like (The sequence of the model RefSeq protein was modified relative to this genomic sequence to represent the inferred CDS: inserted 2 bases in 1 codon): MESGERLASPSSAPSSLHITTSAVSSVGSSPAPASAKTPSSKCSVTPSHAALGSPLTTCGHLFRAAGDQHFNMSTVSSAFPIVNHPAFGLYTTSSGRSEFGGLGSLGMSAALAAHSQLGAFPGMAAFPEWWRAAEAQGRGAAAFFPHLLGLPPMFLPQLQQSHDLSPFQARTPSKNGRATAKGVNGAVNGSRISTVSGSSFSTTATTFSTQGNTEKQKATNGSVRSRKSHQHVTQVKEKSVQKTKEKKLSKKPVEASSNSDSESGSSSDISSDGVNSSDSDDLDEEDDDDDQSNDSDDSDSEKESRVKRTIKSLTRSTAGSKKRPHAAEGENARDSRSGLLQKHPDEAFLHFLRYPLQPSPQPPVLSQSTSLVFQSSRNREEELKQHTSVIQATGLASTKPLALVKPRREASSSPQPTRHLSLSSSPKPFSLSSSPKPNSLSSSPKXSSPKPLSLSSSPKPLSLSSSPKPPTLSPSHNPKSRTGSPKPLTLSDSMKSGSRNFLDETLLHVNNFKLKQPFVSQEHFKQAFPLPVMRQDLFKSPKKKKMAASSSSSLAPPKLSPETPSSHRLPSPHTNHSNLFLASSLLGAHPKGVIHSKVQDSPLALINKPRSSSQNRSTINNPLLAATSPPFPMPVNLSTGHKEHSSGALGWASTSPGLAHRAGKSKAQQKALHTGKGISQTHLVQSQVELFRGTESDIPSSKDSDDSDSDDEHDDDDDEEEDSDDSLSESESNLESDSDDVKDRDETTTDTEADRTPLKHAKGSSSLLDTTSSSLSASCSPLNLQVIKASGGLPTPAMVTSSGALAYHSTPSSSYTLCSTPPGTGKRRRVTDERKLRTPLEFGWQRETRICNVAGRLQGDVAYYAPCGKKLRQYPDVMKYVSRNGISDITRDHFSFSAKIRVGDFYEAREGPQGLQWSLLTEDEVIPRILAMEGRRGHPPKPEHQRRGDEGPRSRRSKGRLPNVGEADFPGATDAKLLRKLEAQEIARQAAQIKMMRKLEKQAMALAAKEARKQQAIMAAEEKRKQKEQVKIVKQQEKIKRIQQIQMEKELRAQQILETKRKKKEEAANAKIMEAEKRIKEKEMRRQQAVILKHQELERHRLDMERERRRQHMMLTKAMDARKKTEERERVKQEKKDEKRLNKERKLELRRLELEIAKELKKPNEDMCLADHKPLPELSRIPGLVLPGSSFSDCLMVMQFLRSFGKVLGFDVDAHIPNLSVLQEGLLNLGDSMGQVQDLLVRMLSAVVCDPGLPPGHRTKTALGDHLCNVGINRDNVSEVLRVYMEAHCGGTELQTDLGEVTASLKTKAFQAHTAAQKASVLAFLVNELSCSKSVVSEIDKNIDHMTNLRRDKWVIEGTLRKLRTSYAKKTGKRDSSVGGEETQSLGTPTPGQKRKRKGGDSEEDEDDDEDSEDQGDEDEEEEEEEEERGKKGKKVETCEDEDDGDQTSSVEELEKQIDKLTKQQSQIRRKLFESSHSLRSMMFGQDRYKRRYWVLPQCGGVFVEGMESGEGAEELGKERERLRTTELVQVKEEVERRPQEVERRLGASTLEGSRDKHTATPDKHTLNLFLQKPGSFSKLSKLLEVAKMSPDSDNHPHSLSCSLAKVPTTVSSPIRPTIQTTLPSNPSASPSPLCPEVKAEPSTALLSPPYLSSGPGKMSSSPQQLQPNDQLFRVLTEKNCHWFSLLPRSPCDESSVTTSSTTTPPASYPYSSSTTRPKSPSSLSSNPLASTSASPSNLTTGINNFPFSALQVKSGVHMIGLPFCGWPGGMMIPTLPFSASPLPPSTLAAAYHHVEGNGNPFLAVPPGEKPPSAPSPVVEVAKTQDYPDPLPIPGEMLSGWWRVADMEELRSLVKGLHCRGIRERALQKQIQKHMEYIAQACAKNRDAAVIDESKLEENGVSEETVESWCVEEQAMEMDIAVLQQVEELERKVTSASLQVKGWMYPEPQSEREDLVYHEHKPFTKLLLAGEEQLAGEEAANGGCSLVRRVNNPLDIAVTRLAELERNIERRGEEELAPGMKVWRKAMGEVCSAAQLSLCIQQLQKSIAWERSIMKVASGQSPKSKKQQQSRAGAAVRGGKRTTEVKQNRKPSSVASGEVSEDDAASTSSSTPKKVSKETKKRKSPGEGSPATKQSKQDSTPVCVKKAKTATSARDNEKDLTLCRLLLVELEGHQDAWPFLNPVNPKSVPGYKKVIRKPMDFYTIREKLVNSQYLNLETFIIDVNLVFDNCEKFNEDNSDIGRAGHNMRRFFENRWNELLKQTN, translated from the exons GACACTTGTTCCGGGCGGCAGGCGAtcaacatttcaacatgtctACGGTCTCAAGTGCCTTTCCCATCGTCAACCACCCAGCATTTGGTCTGTACACTACCAGCTCAGGGCGCTCAGAGTTTGGAGGCCTGGGCTCCCTGGGGATGTCTGCTGCCTTGGCTGCTCACTCCCAGCTAGGTGCCTTTCCAGGTATGGCAGCTTTTCCAG AATGGTGGCGGGCAGCTGAGGCTCAGGGGCGGGGAGCTGCAGCCTTCTTTCCCCATCTCCTGGGGCTCCCGCCCATGTTCCTACCCCAACTCCAGCAGAGCCACGACCTCAGCCCCTTCCAGGCCCGCACCCCCAGCAAGAACGGACGAGCCACAGCCAAAG GAGTGAACGGAGCTGTGAATGGCAGCAGGATCTCCACGGTGTCTGGGAGCAGCTTCAGCACAACCGCCACTACGTTCTCAACACAGGGGAACACGGAGAAACAGAAAGCCACCAACGGAAGCGTCAGAAGCCGCAAAAGCCACCAGCATGTGACCCAAGTGAAGGAGAAGAGCGTTCAGAAAACTAAAGAGAAG AAACTCAGCAAGAAACCAGTGGAGGCGTCCAGCAACAGTGACAGCGAATCAGGTTCTTCCTCGGATATCTCCAGCGACGGGGTGAACAGCAGTGACTCAGACGACCTAGACGAGGAGGATGACGATGACGATCAGAGCAACGACAGCGACGATTCTGACTCGGAGAAGGAGAGCCGTGTAAAGAGGACGATTAAG agcctgACACGGAGCACTGCCGGCAGCAAGAAGAGACCCCACGCTGCTGAAGGCGAGAACGCTCGGGACAGCCGGAGTGGTCTGCTTCAGAAACATCCAGATGAGGCCTTTCTCCATTTCCTCCGCTACCCGCTCCAACCCTCACCCCAGCCCCCAGTGCTGTCCCAGTCCACATCCCTAGTCTTCCAGAGCTCCAGGAACAGGGAGGAAGAACTCAAGCAGCACACCAGTGTGATCCAGGCTACGGGGCTGGCCAGTACTAAACCCTTGGCTCTGGTCAAACCACGCAGGGAGGCCTCATCGTCTCCTCAACCCAccaggcacctctctctctcttcctcacccaaacccttttctctttcttcttcacCTAAACCaaactctctctcttcatctcccaa CTCCTCTCCGAAGcccttgtctctctcctcctcacccaagcctctctctctgtcttcgtCCCCCAAACCACCCACCCTTTCGCCCTCACACAACCCCAAATCTCGGACGGGCTCCCCCAAACCCCTCACCTTGTCTGACAGTATGAAGTCGGGAAGCCGAAACTTCCTGGATGAAACCTTGTTACACGTCAACAACTTTAAATTGAAACAG CCCTTCGTCTCCCAGGAGCACTTCAAACAGGCCTTCCCTCTGCCAGTGATGCGTCAGGATCTGTTCAAGAGCCCGAAGAAAAAGAAAATGGCCGCCTCATCGTCCTCCTCATTAGCACCGCCCAAACTGTCTCCAGAGACCCCGAGCAGTCACAGGCTCCCTTCTCCACACACCAACCACTCCAACCTGTTCCTGGCCTCCTCCCTCCTTGGCGCCCACCCCAAAGGGGTGATCCACAGCAAGGTGCAGGATTCCCCCCTGGCCCTCATCAACAAGCCTCGCAGCAGCAGTCAGAACAGGAGCACCATCAACAATCCTCTCCTGGCTGCCACCAGCCCACCCTTCCCTATGCCTGTCAACCTGAGCACTGGGCATAAGGAGCACAGCTCTGGAGCCCTAGGCTGGGCCTCTACCTCACCGGGCCTGGCCCACAGAGCTGGGAAGAGCAAGGCCCAGCAAAAGGCTCTCCACACAGGGAAAGGTATCTCCCAGACCCACCTGGTGCAGTCCCAGGTGGAGCTGTTCCGGGGCACAGAGTCTGACATCCCCAGCAGCAAGGACTCTGACGACTCCGACTCCGATGATGAACATGATGACGACGACGACGAGGAGGAGGATTCTGATGACAGCCTATCAG AGTCTGAGAGTAATCTGGAGAGCGACTCAGACGACGTGAAGGACCGCGACGAGACCACTACGGACACGGAGGCAGATAGGACCCCTCTGAAGCATGCCAAAGGCTCCTCTTCTCTACTCGACACCACCTCCTCCAGCCTCTCAGCCAGCTGCTCCCCTCTCAACCTCCAGGTCATCAAGGCATCCGGTGGCCTGCCCACCCCAGCCATGGTGACCAGCTCTGGGGCCTTGGCCTACCACAGCACCCCCTCTTCCTCATATactctctgctctactccaccAG GAacagggaagagaaggagagtgacggaTGAGAGGAAGCTGCGGACACCTCTAGAGTTTGG GTGGCAGAGAGAGACTCGTATCTGTAATGTGGCGGGCCGTCTGCAGGGCGATGTGGCGTACTACGCCCCGTGTGGGAAGAAGCTCCGGCAGTACCCCGACGTGATGAAG TATGTGTCCAGAAATGGAATAAGTGACATCACACGCGATCATTTTAGCTTCAGTGCAAAAATAAGGGTTGGTGACTTCTATGAAGCCAGAGAAGGACCCCAG GGATTGCAGTGGAGCTTGTTGACCGAGGATGAGGTGATTCCTCGTATCCTGGCCATGGAGGGGAGGCGTGGGCATCCCCCTAAGCCTGAGCACCAGAGGAGAGGTGACGAGGGCCCCAGGTCCAGGCGCAGTAAGGGTCGACTTCCTAACGTTGGCGAGGCCGACTTCCCAGGCGCCACTGACGCCAAACTTCTACGCAAACTGGAAGCTCAAG AGATAGCTCGACAAGCAGCCCAGATTAAAATGATGAGGAAACTTGAAAAGCAGGCCATGGCACTAGCAGCCAAGGAGGCAAGGAAACAACAAG caatcATGGCTGCTGAGGAGAAGCGGAAACAGAAGGAGCAAGTGAAGATTGTAAAGCAGCAG GAGAAGATCAAGCGCATTCAGCAAATTCAAATGGAGAAGGAGCTCAGAGCGCAGCAGATTCTCGAG ACTAAAAGGAAAAAGAAGGAAGAAGCGGCAAATGCCAAAATAATGGAGGCTGAGAAACGAATCAAG gagaaggagatgaggaggcAACAAGCAGTCATTTTGAAACACCAG GAGTTGGAGAGGCATAGACTAGATATG gagagggagaggcggaggcAGCACATGATGCTGACGAAGGCCATGGACGCCCGTAAGAAAACAGAG GAGCGGGAGCGCGTAAAGCAGGAGAAGAAGGATGAGAAACGGTTAAACAAGGAGCGGAAATTGGAGCTTAGAAGACTGGAACTGGAAATTGCCAAGGAGCTGAAGAAGCCAAATGAAGACATGTGCTTAGCAGATCACAAG CCTCTCCCAGAGTTATCCCGTATTCCCGGCCTGGTTCTACCAGGAAGCAGCTTCTCTGACTGCCTGATGGTGATGCAGTTCCTGCGGAGCTTTGGGAAGGTGCTGGGCTTCGACGTGGACGCCCACATACCCAACCTGAGcgtgctgcaggagggcctgctCAACCTGGGAGACAGCATGGGACAGGTCCAGGACCTGCTGGTGCGCATGCTCTCTGCTGTGGTGTGTGACCCCGGACTGCCACCAGGACACCGG ACCAAGACGGCCCTGGGGGACCACCTGTGTAATGTGGGCATCAACCGGGATAACGTGTCGGAGGTGCTGCGGGTCTACATGGAGGCTCACTGTGGAGGGACGGAGCTGCAGACTGACCTGGGGGAGGTCACGGCCAGTCTGAAGACCAAGGCTTTCCAGGCCCACACAGCCGCACAGAAGGCCTCGGTCCTGGCCTTCCTGGTCAACGAGCTGTCCTGCAGTAAGAGTGTGGTCAG CGAGATCGACAAGAACATCGATCACATGACCAACCTGCGACGGGACAAGTGGGTCATCGAGGGCACGCTTCGCAA GCTGAGGACCAGCTACGCCAAGAAGACTGGGAAGAGGGACAGTAgtgtggggggagaggagacccaGTCCCTGGGTACACCCACCCCCGGACAGAAACgcaagaggaaaggaggggacaGCGAGGAGGACGAGGATGATGACGAGGACAGCGAGGATCAGGGGGatgaagacgaggaggaggaggaggaggaggaggagagagggaagaaggggaAGAAAGTGGAAACCTGTGAGGATGAG GATGATGGGGACCAGACATCCAGTGTAGAGGAGCTGGAGAAACAGATTGACAAATTAACCAAG cAACAGAGTCAGATCAGACGGAAGCTGTTTGAGTCGTCCCACTCGTTGCGCTCCATGATGTTCGGCCAGGACCGCTACAAGCGGCGTTATTGGGTGCTGCCGCAGTGTGGGGGCGTCTTTGTGGAGGGTATGGAGAGTGGCGAAG GAGCAGAGGAgctgggaaaggagagagagagactgaggaccaCAGAGCTGGTCCAGGTGAAGGAGGAGGTGGAAAGGAGGCCgcaggaggtggagaggaggctaGGGGCGTCCACCCTGGAGGGTAGCCGTGACAAGCACACCGCCACACCAGACAAGCACACCCTCAACCTCTTCCTCCAGAAGCCCGGCTCCTTCTCCAAACTCAGCAAACTCCTGGAGGTGGCCAAGATGTCCCCGGACTCAGACAACCACCCTCACAGTCTGAGCTGTAGTCTAGCCAAAGTCCCCACCACAGTATCCTCCCCTATCCGCCCCACCATTCAAACTACACTACCCAGCAACCCCTCTGCATCTCCCTCTCCGCTGTGTCCAGAGGTGAAAGCGGAGCCTTCCACAGCCCTCCTCAGCCCGCCCTACCTCAGCAGCGGCCCAGGGAAGATGTCCTCCAGCCCCCAGCAGCTCCAGCCCAATGACCAGCTCTTCAGGGTGCTGACGGAGAAGAACTGCCACTGGTTCAGCCTGCTTCCCCGCTCCCCGTGTGACGAGTCGTCCGTCACCACcagctccaccaccacccccccgGCCTCCTACCCCTATTCCTCCTCAACCACCAGGCCCAAGTCCCCCTCCTCCCTGTCTTCTAATCCACTAGCCTCCACCTCAGCCAGCCCCAGCAATCTCACCACTGGGATCAATAACTTCCCTTTTTCAGCTCTCCAG GTGAAGTCTGGCGTCCATATGATAGGTCTGCCATTCTGTGGATGGCCCGGTGGCATGATGATCCCCACCCTGCCCTTCTCTGCCAGTCCACTGCCCCCCTCCACGCTGGCCGCTGCCTACCACCATGTGGAGGGTAACGGCAACCCCTTCCTGGCAGTGCCCCCTGGAGAGAAGCCCCCCTCTGCCCCGTCCCCCGTGGTGGAGGTGGCCAAGACCCAGGACTACCCCGACCCACTGCCCATTCCAGGGG AGATGCTGTCAGGCTGGTGGAGAGTGGCAGATATGGAGGAGTTGAGGAGCTTGGTCAAGGGCTTGCACTGCAGAGGTATCAGAGAGAGGGCCCTGCAGAAACAGATCCAGAAACACATGGAGTACATTGCACAGGCCTGTGCCAAGAACAGAGATG CGGCGGTGATAGACGAGTCCAAGCTGGAAGAGAACGGGGTGAGCGAGGAGACAGTGGAGAGCTGGTGTGTGGAGGAGCAGGCCATGGAGATGGACATCGCTGTTCTGCAACAGGTGGAGGAGCTGGAGAGGAAGGTCACTTCGGCCAGCCTGCAGGTTAAG GGTTGGATGTATCCGGAgccccagtcagagagagaggacctGGTCTACCATGAACACAAACCCTTCACTAAGCTGCTTCTAGCAGGAGAGGAGCAGCTTGCAGGGGAGGAGGCGGCCAACGGCGGCTGCAGCCTGGTGCGGCGCGTCAACAACCCCCTAGATATAGCTGTAACACGGCTAGCCGAGCTGGAGAGGAACATCGAGCGAAG GGGGGAAGAGGAACTGGCCCCGGGCATGAAGGTATGGCGCAAGGCCATGGGCGAGGTCTGCAGCGCCGCCCAACTGTCTCTCTGCATCCAGCAGCTCCAGAAGTCCATTGCCTGGGAGAGATCCATCATGAAAGTG GCAAGCGGTCAATCCCCCAAGAGTAAGAAGCAGCAGCAGAGCCGAGCGGGGGCAGCCGTGCGAGGAGGGAAGAGAACGACCGAGGTAAAACAGAACAGGAAACCGTCGTCTGTAGCCAGCGGAGAGGTCTCTGAGGACGATGCTGCCAGCACCAGCAGCAGCACGCCAAAAAAAGTGAGTAAAGAGACCAAAAAGAGGAAGAGCCCAGGAGAGGGGAGCCCAGCCACCAAGCAGTCCAAGCAGGACAGTACTCCCGTCTGTGTGAAGAAGGCGAAGACGGCCACATCAGCCAGAGACAATGAAAAGGATCTGACGTTGTGCAG GTTGCTACTGGTTGAGCTGGAGGGTCATCAGGATGCCTGGCCCTTCCTTAACCCTGTCAACCCCAAATCTGTCCCTGGCTACAAGAAAGTCATCAGGAAACCCATGGATTTCTACACAATCCGAGAGAAGCTCGTCAACAGCCA GTACTTGAACCTCGAGACGTTTATAATCGACGTTAACTTGGTTTTTGATAACTGCGAAAAGTTTAATGAAGACAATTCGGACATTGGACGAGCCGGACACAACATGAGGAGGTTTTTTGAGAATAGATGGAATGAGCTGTTAAAACAAACCAACTAG